A genome region from Microbacterium profundi includes the following:
- a CDS encoding SDR family oxidoreductase, which yields MLHTAGLSPAQAPTAAVLAVDLLGVALVLDEFGEVIQSGGAGVVISSSSAYLRSPIDPNVEAQLRSAATDELLDLPAASVDAFLHAGDAYSFAKRANQLRVQSASTVWGARGARINTISPGIISTKMGRQELDGESGGIMRAMVEASGSGRLGSPDDIAGAVEFLFSDAGSFVTGIDLLVDGGVVAAVASGAVELPAFNS from the coding sequence GTGCTGCACACAGCCGGTCTGTCTCCCGCGCAGGCGCCGACGGCTGCGGTACTCGCGGTGGATCTGCTCGGAGTGGCCCTCGTGCTGGACGAGTTCGGCGAGGTCATCCAATCGGGAGGGGCCGGTGTCGTCATCTCGAGCAGTTCCGCCTACCTGCGCTCGCCGATCGACCCGAACGTCGAAGCTCAGCTTCGGTCGGCGGCAACCGACGAGCTGCTCGATCTTCCCGCCGCGTCCGTTGACGCCTTCTTGCACGCGGGAGATGCGTACTCGTTCGCGAAGCGTGCGAATCAACTGCGTGTGCAGTCAGCGAGTACGGTGTGGGGCGCTCGTGGTGCTCGCATCAACACCATCAGCCCCGGCATCATCTCCACCAAGATGGGCCGACAGGAGCTCGATGGAGAGTCGGGTGGGATCATGCGCGCGATGGTCGAGGCGTCCGGCAGCGGCCGGCTCGGTTCGCCGGATGACATCGCCGGTGCCGTCGAATTCCTTTTCTCGGACGCCGGTTCTTTCGTGACCGGTATCGATCTGCTTGTCGATGGTGGCGTCGTCGCTGCGGTAGCGAGCGGTGCCGTCGAGCTTCCTGCATTCAACTCCTGA
- a CDS encoding zinc-dependent alcohol dehydrogenase: MPSSFLHSTPEGQEMESIIVTSPSVASRVTVEQPRPGPGDVLVRIRACGICGSDSLYVEMGGAPPHFTETPLGHEPAGEVVAVGASVSGVAVGDHVVINPMAQDGVIGNGGPRGALAEFLLLPDAIAGQDFRVIPSEIPWSVAALNEPMAVAYHGVNRSGATQGTKAVVFGAGPIGLGAAIGLAAKGAEHVVVVDVVARRLEKALAVGADAVINSAEEDVVARLRELHGEVPGFYGAPPRPATDVYLDAAGAPAVFQTVMSAVKHRAVYTIVAVYKDAVELDLQQALTSEVDIRLSMGYPTEIFSVTDSIIADWQKYQHIISDLVPFAEVERALTLARTPGAADKVIVTFD; this comes from the coding sequence GTGCCGTCGAGCTTCCTGCATTCAACTCCTGAGGGGCAAGAGATGGAATCGATTATTGTCACTTCACCGAGCGTCGCGTCGCGCGTGACCGTGGAGCAGCCGCGACCGGGGCCGGGAGATGTTCTCGTGCGGATACGCGCGTGCGGCATCTGCGGTTCAGACTCGTTGTATGTGGAAATGGGCGGGGCGCCGCCTCACTTCACCGAGACCCCTTTGGGCCATGAGCCCGCGGGGGAGGTCGTGGCGGTCGGAGCATCGGTGTCCGGTGTCGCCGTCGGTGATCATGTCGTGATCAACCCGATGGCGCAGGACGGCGTCATCGGCAATGGCGGGCCCCGGGGTGCGCTGGCCGAATTCCTGCTCCTCCCTGACGCTATCGCCGGACAAGATTTTCGCGTGATCCCTTCAGAGATTCCCTGGAGCGTTGCTGCATTGAACGAGCCGATGGCGGTGGCCTATCACGGCGTGAACCGCTCCGGTGCGACTCAAGGCACGAAGGCCGTGGTGTTCGGCGCCGGCCCGATCGGGCTGGGGGCGGCGATCGGGCTCGCAGCGAAAGGTGCGGAGCATGTCGTCGTCGTCGATGTAGTGGCGAGACGGCTCGAGAAGGCGCTGGCCGTCGGGGCAGATGCCGTGATCAACTCGGCGGAAGAGGATGTCGTCGCGCGGCTTCGCGAGCTTCACGGCGAGGTGCCGGGGTTCTACGGTGCGCCTCCTCGCCCGGCTACAGACGTGTACCTGGATGCAGCGGGAGCGCCAGCGGTGTTCCAGACCGTGATGTCAGCGGTCAAACATCGTGCTGTCTACACCATCGTCGCTGTCTATAAGGATGCAGTTGAGCTGGATCTGCAACAGGCGCTGACGAGCGAAGTCGATATTCGGCTCTCGATGGGATACCCCACCGAGATCTTCTCGGTGACTGATTCGATCATCGCCGATTGGCAGAAGTATCAGCACATCATCAGTGACCTGGTGCCGTTCGCCGAGGTAGAGCGCGCGCTCACGCTCGCCAGGACTCCGGGTGCCGCGGACAAAGTCATCGTGACGTTCGACTGA
- a CDS encoding IclR family transcriptional regulator, giving the protein MVTTIKSVERAAHVYLYVAENPRVLASDVAHQFSLTGPTTHHLLSTLVQVGLLRKDSMRRYELGTASERIMQSALRQLRPSTEMRTALNEFARQTGESCYLTAWRGDQIAVIAAVEGKQAVRVSGLVVGYTENIHARVGARVMLAYADKESRDWALAGYDYTAATPNTLRTREELDVVLEQIRSTGIALDREQLQVGVYSLSAPIFVDGEVRAALSLTSPIDRFQQNEAMYLAAIRHCASLSHSTQT; this is encoded by the coding sequence ATGGTCACCACCATCAAGTCCGTTGAACGTGCTGCGCATGTGTATCTCTACGTCGCCGAGAATCCGCGGGTCCTCGCATCGGACGTCGCACACCAGTTCTCCCTGACCGGACCGACGACGCACCATCTGCTCAGCACACTGGTGCAAGTCGGTCTTCTGCGGAAGGACTCGATGCGACGCTACGAACTCGGCACCGCCAGTGAACGCATCATGCAGAGTGCTCTGCGCCAGCTGCGCCCCTCGACCGAGATGCGCACAGCGCTGAACGAGTTCGCGCGCCAAACAGGTGAATCTTGTTACCTCACCGCCTGGCGAGGCGACCAGATCGCTGTCATAGCGGCAGTAGAAGGCAAACAGGCGGTGCGAGTGTCCGGCCTCGTCGTCGGGTACACAGAGAACATTCACGCACGGGTGGGCGCGAGAGTGATGCTCGCGTACGCCGACAAAGAATCGCGCGATTGGGCTCTCGCGGGCTATGACTACACCGCGGCGACTCCGAATACGCTGCGTACCCGCGAAGAACTCGACGTCGTGCTCGAGCAGATCCGGTCGACGGGGATCGCGCTTGACCGTGAACAGCTGCAGGTCGGGGTCTACTCGCTCAGCGCCCCCATTTTCGTGGACGGCGAAGTGCGAGCCGCGCTTTCACTCACCTCGCCCATCGACCGCTTTCAGCAGAACGAAGCGATGTACCTGGCGGCGATACGGCACTGCGCATCGCTCTCCCACTCGACGCAGACCTGA
- a CDS encoding pyruvate carboxylase subunit B — translation MTATDREPIASIMSLGGRPANSGREIRVIDTTLRDGHQSLWATRMRTDHMLSMVDDFAAAGFEQIDLVAPIQFDVSVRYLKEDPWERVRLMHRAAPDMKFRALIRSRNIAAFDFLADDIIENWVDRLYANGFRVIGSFDGLNDYDNIVPGLIRAKKLGASTFGAVSFCESPVHTDELFVAKTKELIERADVDAIMLKDAGGLLTPERTRVLVQKMKAVMGDLPLEVHTHSMTGLAPLVYLEAAEAGADVLHTSIAPLANGTAQPSTQRVVRDLRALGYVVNVDDARVDAISDRITEIAEIENKPLGAPMEYDGMHYMHQLPGGMLSNFHMQLNAAGMSDRLDELLVETARVRKELAYPIMITPFAQHVGTQAVMNVITGDRYSIVPNEVKKYALGYYGSLLGPIDPEVLELILANGASDIPPEPAPIPPMLPGLRERYPDAGIDELLLRAMFAGTQVDEMKKTVASGGNPDEVPRPLLGLIQALFAGSDSGTQVLKTGDLEIALVKE, via the coding sequence ATGACGGCAACCGACCGCGAACCGATCGCGTCGATCATGAGTTTGGGCGGACGCCCCGCGAACAGTGGGCGCGAGATCCGCGTGATCGATACGACTTTGCGGGACGGACATCAGAGCCTGTGGGCGACGCGGATGCGCACGGACCACATGCTGTCGATGGTGGATGATTTTGCCGCAGCAGGGTTCGAACAGATCGATCTCGTCGCCCCGATTCAATTCGATGTCTCCGTCCGGTACTTGAAAGAAGACCCGTGGGAGCGCGTGCGGCTGATGCATCGGGCGGCGCCCGACATGAAGTTCCGCGCACTGATCCGATCACGCAATATCGCGGCGTTCGATTTCCTTGCGGACGACATCATCGAGAACTGGGTGGATCGCTTATACGCGAACGGGTTCCGGGTGATCGGCTCGTTCGACGGGCTGAATGACTACGACAACATCGTTCCTGGTCTGATCCGGGCGAAGAAGCTCGGAGCGTCGACGTTCGGAGCGGTGTCGTTCTGCGAGTCGCCGGTCCACACGGATGAGCTGTTCGTGGCGAAGACGAAGGAACTGATCGAGCGGGCAGATGTCGACGCGATCATGCTGAAGGACGCCGGCGGTCTGCTTACCCCTGAGCGGACTCGGGTACTCGTGCAGAAGATGAAGGCGGTCATGGGAGACCTGCCGCTCGAGGTCCACACGCATTCGATGACGGGTCTTGCGCCTCTGGTGTACCTGGAAGCGGCGGAAGCAGGTGCGGACGTGCTCCACACGTCGATCGCGCCGCTCGCGAACGGGACAGCTCAGCCTTCGACGCAACGTGTGGTGCGCGATCTGCGCGCCCTCGGGTATGTCGTGAACGTCGATGACGCTCGAGTGGATGCGATCAGTGATCGGATCACCGAGATCGCAGAGATCGAGAACAAGCCGCTTGGTGCCCCGATGGAGTACGACGGGATGCATTACATGCACCAGTTGCCAGGCGGCATGCTGTCGAACTTCCATATGCAACTGAACGCGGCGGGTATGAGCGATCGGCTCGATGAACTCCTGGTCGAGACAGCGCGCGTGCGCAAGGAACTGGCGTACCCGATCATGATCACTCCGTTCGCACAGCACGTGGGAACGCAAGCGGTGATGAACGTGATCACGGGTGACCGATACAGCATCGTGCCGAACGAAGTGAAGAAGTACGCCCTCGGCTACTACGGCAGCCTCCTCGGACCGATCGATCCGGAGGTGCTGGAGTTGATCCTCGCGAATGGAGCGTCGGATATTCCGCCGGAGCCCGCTCCGATTCCACCGATGCTGCCAGGGCTGCGGGAGAGGTATCCGGACGCAGGCATCGACGAATTGCTGCTGAGAGCGATGTTTGCCGGTACGCAGGTCGACGAGATGAAGAAGACGGTTGCGTCTGGTGGGAACCCGGATGAGGTGCCGCGGCCGCTGTTGGGTTTGATTCAGGCGTTGTTTGCGGGCTCTGATTCGGGCACGCAGGTATTGAAGACTGGCGATCTAGAGATCGCCCTGGTTAAGGAGTGA
- the accB gene encoding acetyl-CoA carboxylase biotin carboxyl carrier protein, with product MDIRELKAIVEWASLTEGVRELSLKVADVELFVSKNEYSRNAPAAEYAAPVTAPAPAAAPAPAAPATPAPAPVAAPSPAAPSSSGAGELAPGEIVVKAPMVGTFYASPQPGAPAFVQVGDTVQADTVLCIVEVMKLMNNVEARVSGSVVRVLVENEAAVEYGQPLFVIRQA from the coding sequence ATGGATATTCGCGAATTGAAGGCGATTGTTGAGTGGGCGAGCCTGACTGAGGGTGTGCGTGAGCTGTCCCTCAAGGTGGCAGATGTTGAGTTGTTCGTTTCGAAGAACGAGTACAGCCGCAACGCACCGGCCGCGGAATATGCCGCCCCCGTTACCGCACCGGCACCCGCAGCGGCTCCGGCTCCAGCTGCTCCGGCGACGCCGGCTCCTGCACCGGTTGCCGCTCCTTCTCCTGCAGCGCCGTCTTCTTCGGGGGCGGGGGAGCTCGCACCGGGTGAGATCGTGGTGAAGGCGCCGATGGTGGGTACGTTCTACGCGTCACCGCAACCGGGCGCTCCTGCTTTCGTCCAGGTGGGTGACACGGTCCAGGCCGATACGGTCTTGTGCATCGTCGAAGTGATGAAGCTCATGAACAATGTCGAGGCACGTGTTTCGGGCTCGGTCGTTCGCGTGCTGGTAGAGAACGAGGCGGCGGTCGAGTACGGGCAGCCCCTGTTCGTGATCAGGCAAGCCTGA
- the accC gene encoding acetyl-CoA carboxylase biotin carboxylase subunit: MLIANRGEIALRIVRACKELGIRSIVAYSEADADSLPVKLADAAVCIGPANAKLSYRDPKLVVGAAQAFGADAIHPGYGFLAENADFAALCEAEGVTFIGPSSSVIARMGDKIQAKRIARKAGVPTVPGSDGAISDFKEALKVASEVGYPMLIKASAGGGGRGLRVVENAATLEKDLAEIMAEAEVAFGDASVYIERYLTDIRHIEIQVVSDGTTVLQFGERDCTAQRRNQKLVEESPSPILDAQLREGLAEAAVALCHEVGYTNAGTVEFVFDNVERKYYFIEMNTRIQVEHPVTEMVTGVDLIKLQLQIAGGEKLSLTQEDIRVSGHAIECRINAEDPGRNFAPNPGTVEGFRAPGGFGVRFDSHIESGYRIPPFYDSMVGKLICWGRDREEAIARTLRALDELVVGGVVTTASFQAEILGSRGFRSGEFNTAYISQLMAQRD, translated from the coding sequence GTGTTGATCGCGAATCGTGGCGAGATCGCGTTGCGAATCGTGCGCGCATGTAAAGAACTCGGAATACGGTCGATCGTCGCGTACTCCGAAGCGGACGCGGATTCGTTGCCGGTGAAGCTCGCGGATGCGGCGGTGTGCATCGGGCCCGCGAATGCCAAGCTGAGTTACCGGGATCCGAAGCTGGTTGTGGGTGCGGCGCAGGCATTCGGTGCGGACGCGATCCATCCCGGGTACGGGTTCCTCGCGGAGAACGCGGATTTCGCTGCCTTGTGCGAGGCCGAAGGCGTCACGTTCATCGGTCCTTCATCGTCGGTGATTGCTCGGATGGGAGACAAGATCCAAGCGAAGCGCATCGCACGGAAAGCCGGTGTGCCGACGGTCCCTGGATCTGATGGGGCCATTAGCGACTTCAAGGAAGCACTCAAGGTCGCGTCCGAAGTGGGTTACCCGATGCTGATCAAGGCATCTGCCGGCGGTGGTGGCCGTGGCCTGCGTGTGGTGGAGAACGCGGCTACGCTTGAGAAGGACCTTGCCGAGATCATGGCGGAGGCGGAGGTCGCGTTTGGTGACGCGTCAGTCTACATCGAACGGTATTTGACCGACATCCGTCACATCGAGATCCAAGTCGTGTCTGATGGGACGACCGTATTGCAGTTCGGAGAGCGGGACTGCACGGCACAGCGTCGGAACCAGAAGCTGGTGGAAGAGTCCCCGTCTCCCATACTGGATGCGCAGTTGCGCGAGGGGCTCGCTGAAGCTGCGGTCGCGTTGTGCCACGAAGTGGGCTACACGAATGCGGGAACGGTGGAGTTCGTGTTCGATAACGTGGAACGAAAATATTACTTTATCGAAATGAATACACGTATCCAGGTTGAGCATCCCGTAACGGAGATGGTCACCGGAGTGGATCTGATCAAGTTGCAACTGCAGATCGCCGGGGGCGAGAAGTTGTCACTCACGCAGGAAGACATCCGGGTCTCAGGCCATGCAATCGAGTGCCGCATTAATGCTGAGGATCCGGGGCGGAACTTTGCTCCGAATCCGGGCACCGTTGAGGGTTTCCGGGCCCCCGGTGGATTCGGGGTGCGGTTTGATTCCCATATCGAGTCCGGTTATCGGATCCCTCCGTTCTACGATTCGATGGTGGGCAAGCTCATTTGTTGGGGGCGGGATCGCGAGGAAGCGATCGCTCGTACGCTGCGGGCACTTGATGAGTTGGTGGTGGGCGGCGTGGTGACCACGGCCAGTTTCCAGGCAGAAATTCTGGGTAGTAGGGGCTTCCGTTCAGGGGAATTCAATACCGCGTATATTTCCCAGCTGATGGCGCAGCGAGACTGA
- a CDS encoding TIGR03557 family F420-dependent LLM class oxidoreductase produces MPSMSMSSAPGEVHHVVALEQFAPDAAVELAATADKSGFAGTVVADRFQPWLPSQGNASFAWAVLGAIGQQTTGMMTASAVPGYRMHPATVAQASATLAALYPDRHRLILSAGDAIDEHVVGQYWPEASERAARLFDAAEVIRKLFAASAKGKDTRHSGPHFRLESSRLWTMPATPPLMQVWAGGPMTARRAGRTLDGMVVHAAPAERLTALLNAFREGRREAGRSTESTQTVVHAQLSWAPADDEAMNQALRDWPMTGLRFPRGDIRSPFDVDQLARSVTADDIRARIPVSSDAEVHRAYLQSFFDLGFDAVHVHNVGSRTQGEWIEIAGREILPKLVK; encoded by the coding sequence ATGCCCTCGATGTCGATGAGCTCCGCACCCGGAGAAGTTCATCATGTTGTCGCGCTGGAGCAGTTTGCTCCGGATGCCGCAGTCGAACTGGCGGCCACGGCCGACAAGAGCGGTTTTGCAGGCACCGTCGTCGCTGACCGTTTCCAGCCGTGGCTGCCCAGCCAGGGAAATGCCTCGTTCGCATGGGCGGTGCTGGGAGCGATCGGGCAGCAGACCACCGGGATGATGACGGCTTCGGCCGTGCCCGGCTATCGGATGCATCCGGCGACGGTGGCGCAGGCGAGTGCGACGTTGGCAGCGTTGTACCCGGACCGGCACCGGCTCATTCTCTCCGCGGGGGACGCGATCGACGAGCATGTGGTGGGCCAGTACTGGCCGGAGGCCTCCGAGCGCGCGGCGAGGTTGTTCGACGCGGCAGAGGTCATCCGCAAACTCTTCGCAGCGTCAGCCAAGGGCAAGGACACCAGGCATTCCGGGCCGCACTTCCGGCTGGAGTCGTCGCGCCTGTGGACGATGCCCGCCACGCCGCCACTGATGCAGGTCTGGGCCGGGGGACCGATGACGGCGCGTCGCGCCGGGCGCACGCTCGACGGCATGGTCGTGCATGCTGCCCCGGCAGAGCGACTGACGGCTTTGCTCAATGCTTTTCGGGAGGGCAGGCGGGAGGCCGGACGTTCCACCGAGTCAACGCAGACGGTGGTCCATGCGCAACTGTCGTGGGCGCCCGCAGATGACGAGGCGATGAACCAGGCGCTGCGGGACTGGCCGATGACCGGTCTGCGTTTTCCGAGAGGTGACATCCGTTCTCCGTTCGACGTCGATCAGCTCGCGCGTTCCGTCACAGCGGACGATATCCGCGCACGCATCCCCGTCTCATCCGACGCCGAGGTTCATCGCGCCTACCTGCAGTCATTCTTCGATCTCGGGTTCGATGCGGTGCATGTGCACAACGTCGGGTCCCGGACGCAGGGCGAGTGGATCGAGATCGCCGGCCGTGAGATCCTTCCGAAGCTGGTGAAATGA
- the cofE gene encoding coenzyme F420-0:L-glutamate ligase, with product MQVWALAGIPEVAAGADLPGMILDAIGAAGDELIDGDILVVTSKIISKAEGRSVRAADREAAITAETVRVVATRARADGGVTRIVQNRLGIVGAAAGVDASNTEPGTILLLPLDPDASARAIASKIRAETGVDVGIIVSDTLGRPWRDGQTDVAIGAAGVHIFDQLHGELDSAGRPLIVTQPCVADELAAAGDLVKGKISGCPVAVVRGMGRLVGDLDLPGASSIVRSSEKDMFRLGADEAHRIGFDEGFKAARAATAAE from the coding sequence ATGCAGGTGTGGGCACTTGCAGGGATCCCCGAAGTGGCCGCAGGCGCTGACCTGCCCGGGATGATTCTGGATGCCATCGGCGCCGCCGGAGACGAACTGATCGACGGTGACATCCTGGTCGTCACATCGAAAATCATCTCGAAGGCCGAGGGACGGTCGGTGCGCGCCGCCGACCGTGAGGCCGCGATCACTGCCGAGACCGTTCGTGTCGTCGCGACACGTGCTCGCGCGGACGGCGGTGTGACGCGCATCGTGCAGAACCGGCTCGGAATCGTAGGTGCCGCCGCAGGCGTGGATGCCTCCAACACTGAACCAGGAACGATCCTGCTGCTGCCTCTGGACCCGGATGCCTCGGCCCGTGCGATCGCATCGAAGATTCGTGCCGAGACTGGCGTGGACGTCGGCATCATCGTGAGCGACACCCTAGGGCGCCCGTGGCGCGATGGGCAGACCGACGTCGCTATCGGTGCGGCGGGAGTGCACATCTTCGATCAGCTGCATGGCGAGCTCGACAGTGCAGGGCGGCCACTGATCGTGACGCAGCCCTGTGTCGCGGACGAGTTGGCGGCCGCCGGTGACCTGGTCAAGGGCAAGATCAGCGGATGCCCCGTCGCCGTCGTCCGAGGAATGGGGCGACTGGTGGGCGATCTCGATCTTCCCGGCGCCTCGAGCATCGTGAGATCTTCCGAGAAGGACATGTTCCGGCTGGGCGCCGACGAGGCGCACCGGATCGGGTTCGACGAGGGATTCAAAGCCGCCCGTGCGGCCACAGCCGCAGAGTAA
- the fgd gene encoding glucose-6-phosphate dehydrogenase (coenzyme-F420), translating into MTLTLGYKASAEQFAPRELVDIAVAAERHGFESVAVSDHFQPWRYTGGHAPFSIAWAAAVGARTERIRIGTSVMTPTFRYNPAVIAQAFATLGCLSPGRVFLGVGTGEALNEIATGFQGAGEQEWPEFRERFARLRESIRLMRALWTGERTSFDGDYYSTHDASIYDVPEGGIPVYIAAGGPTVAKYAGRAGDGFICTSGKGRELYVDSLVPAVKEGAAAGGRSFEQIDRMIEIKLSYEETTAAALENTRFWAPLSLSKEQKHDITDPIEMEKAADALPIEQVAKRWIVGTDPDQVVAQIKEYVDWGFNHLVFHGPGHDQERFMTLFERDLAPRLRGL; encoded by the coding sequence ATGACGCTGACACTGGGTTATAAGGCATCCGCTGAGCAGTTCGCTCCGCGTGAGCTGGTCGATATCGCGGTCGCTGCGGAGCGGCACGGCTTCGAGTCGGTGGCGGTGAGCGATCACTTCCAGCCGTGGCGCTATACGGGTGGGCACGCGCCGTTCTCGATCGCGTGGGCGGCGGCGGTCGGTGCGCGCACCGAGCGTATCCGGATCGGCACGAGTGTGATGACGCCGACGTTCCGCTACAACCCCGCCGTGATCGCGCAGGCCTTCGCGACGCTGGGATGCCTGAGCCCGGGGCGGGTATTCCTCGGCGTCGGCACCGGTGAGGCTCTCAACGAGATCGCCACCGGTTTCCAGGGTGCGGGTGAGCAGGAGTGGCCGGAGTTCCGCGAGCGGTTCGCCCGGCTGCGGGAGTCGATCCGGTTGATGCGGGCGCTGTGGACGGGGGAGCGGACGAGCTTCGACGGCGATTACTACTCCACGCATGATGCATCCATCTATGACGTCCCAGAGGGTGGCATCCCGGTGTATATCGCCGCGGGCGGACCGACGGTGGCAAAGTATGCCGGCCGCGCCGGTGATGGATTCATCTGCACCTCGGGCAAGGGCCGGGAACTGTACGTCGACAGCCTCGTGCCCGCGGTGAAAGAGGGAGCGGCGGCTGGCGGTCGAAGTTTCGAGCAGATCGATCGGATGATCGAGATCAAACTGTCCTACGAGGAGACGACTGCTGCGGCGTTGGAGAACACCCGGTTCTGGGCGCCGTTGTCGCTGTCGAAGGAGCAGAAGCACGACATCACCGACCCGATCGAGATGGAGAAGGCCGCGGACGCCCTCCCGATCGAGCAGGTCGCGAAGCGGTGGATCGTAGGCACCGACCCGGATCAGGTCGTCGCGCAGATCAAGGAATATGTCGACTGGGGCTTCAACCACCTCGTCTTCCACGGCCCCGGCCACGACCAGGAACGCTTCATGACGCTGTTCGAACGCGACCTGGCGCCGCGGCTGCGAGGCCTGTGA